TAGCAATCTTTAGAACCACTACTTGTGGTTAGTGAGAAGTTTGATCATATACTATTCATCTTCCTAATGGTTTTCAGCAACTATGCAAATTTGTTGTCTGTTTTGTTCATTTTGTTTTGCTATTTGTTACATGTTAGTATCGGTATAGACACGATCACATCATCTCGATTTATCAAGGACCCTGAAACTCTAATCTCCAAAGATGGTAACTTCACCTTGGGGTTCTTCAGTCCTAAAAATTCTACAAATCGATATGTTGGAATTTGGTGGAAGTCTCAATCTACAATCATATGGGTGGCAAACAGAAACCAGCCACTGAATGATTCTAATGGGATTGTCGCAATATCTGGAGATGGCAATCTTGTCGTCTTAAATGGACATAAACAAGTCATTTGGTCATCAAATGTTTCGAACATAGCATCCAATACAACTTCTCAGTTTTGGGACTTTGGTAACCTTGTCCTTTTGGAGAGCATAACAAGAAACATTTTATGGCAGAGTATTCAGCAACCGTCGGATACATTACTTCCTAGCATGAAACTATCAATCAACAAAAGGACAGGTAAAAGTGTAAAACTCAAATCATGGAGAAGTCCTTCTGATCCATCTGTTGgcaacttctcttctagtacGGTTGAACGCCAAAATATACTTGAAGTGATCATTTGGAATGAAACTCGAACATGCTGGCGCAGCGGTCCTTGGAATGGCGGGGTCTTCACTGGGATACAGGCAATGACAATGGcgtatttttttggttttcaagcTGGAGACGATGGAGAAGGGAATACCATTTTATATTACACAATACAAAATGATGGGGATTTTTTTATGTATCACTTGAATTCAAAAGGAATATTAGAAGAAACACGGTGGTATGATACGAAAAAAGAAGTTCGTGTTACATGGACAAGCCGAGAGTCAGAGTGCGATGTTTATGGTATATGTGGGATATTTGCAACGTGTAATTCATTGAGCTCACCAATATGCAGCTGTTTGAGAGGATTTGAACCGAGAAACATACGTGAATGGAATAGAAACAACTGGACCGATGGATGTGTTAGGAGGACACCTTTGCAGTGTGAAAGGGTCAACAATAAAAGCACGAGTAGAAAGGAAGACGGGTTTTCGAAACTACAGACTATTAAAGTTCCTGATTTTGCCGAAGGTTCAAGTGTTACATCAGACATATGCAGAAACTTATGCTTGAAGAATTGCTCTTGCCTTGCATATTCTCATAATGATGGGATTGGATGTATGTCTTGGACTGAGAATCTACTTGACATACAACAACTCCAAATTGGAGGACTTAATCTGTATGTCCGTGTGGCCTACGCAGAACTTGGTACGCTGTACATGTTTATTAAAGCATTAGAAACATAAGTCATTAGTGCGATTTTATCTCTTAGGAGTTAGGACCtggaattaattttttaaattctatatattaaaattttctatttaCAGATAAAGGGAGAAACATGACAACCGTCATTATAAGTACAGTGATAATCGGAACTCTCATAATTGTCATTTGTGCATATATCATATGGAGACGAAGATCAAACCACCTAGGTAATATACATACCATCTTCATTTATTCAATTtgtgtaataaaatttattttctattgatgAGTAACGAAGGTCAAAATTATGTGTTTTCGACTTTTCGCTGGAGCTAAACTGTGGCACTTTGTTAAATCAGCAAGGAAAAAGAACAACAAGTCTTTCCAACTTTTTAATAGAGGTGGATCACCAGAACATTATGCTACTGACAATGAAATCGGAGAATCACCTCAAGTTAAACTACAAGAActattaatatttgattttgaaaagcTTGCAACTGCCACAAACAACTTCCATTTGTCCAACAAACTTGGACACGGCGGTTTTGGTACAGTATACAAGGTACCTTAAATGCAACAGttacgaatatttttaaatattatctATATATAGTTGTTGTCACATAATCTTTTTGTTCTAGGGGAAACTGCAAGATGGTCAGGAAATAGCAGTTAAAAGACTTTCTAGAGCATCTGGCCAAGGGTTGGAAGAATTCATGAATGAAGTTGTGGTGATTTGTAAGCTTCAACACCGCAATCTTGTAAGACTTCTTGGCTGTTGTATTGAAGGCGATGAGAAGATGCTGATGTATGAGTACATGCCAAACAAAAGTTTGGATGCATTCATCTTTGGTTAGTTCTTTGAACCCCCTTTAGTacttcatattttaattttatgttcaACATAATATAATGCTACTGTTGTTTTTTAGATCCGTCAAAAAATATACTCCTAGATTGGAGGACACGGTATAACATTATAGAAGGAATAGCTCGAGGATTGCTATATCTTCACAGAGATTCCAGATTAAGAATTATTCATAGAGATTTGAAGGCAAGTAATGTTTTGTTAGACGAGGAGCTGAATCCAAAAATATCAGACTTTGGTATGGCTAGAATCTTCGGAGGCGGAGATGATCCGGTCAATACTAACAGGATTGTTGGAACTTAGTAAGCATGCCTTCTTTATCCAATATTTATCCAATATCTCGGTAGTAATAATTAGAGAATAAACTTTTACATGTTAATGCAGTGGCTATATGTCTCCTGAATATGCAATGCAAGGATTATTTTCTGAGAAAACAGATGTTTTTAGCTTCGGTGTTTTGATATTAGAGATTGTTACCGGGAGAAGAAACTCAAGTTTCTACGACAATGAGCACGCTCTAAGCCTTTTAGGATTCGTAAGCCTCaacaaactatatatatttcgGTTCAATTACGACCTTTTTTCTTTAGTTGTCACAACATTGAAATGTcttattatttctttcttttaggtgtggataaaatggagggaaggCAATATTTTATCTCTCATAGATGAAGGAATATATGATCCTAGTCATCATAATTACATTTTAAGATACATACATATAGGACTTTTGTGTGTACAAGAAATTGCTGTAGATAGACCTACTATGGCTGAAGTAATTTCTATGCTTAATAGTGAAGCTGCATTACCTTCTCCTTCAAGTAAACCTGCATTCATTCTGATGAAGAGTATGTTGAATTCAAAGTGGCCTGAAGAATGTCAAAGTAGTAGTTCCAACAACAATGTTAGTATTACAGAAATTTGTGGCAGATAGCAAATTAAGGGCTTTATGGAATGTTTTTGAGGTCAATCTTTAATGGATATGTAACCAAGCCAATGCTAGAAATCAAAACTCTAGTATAATAAATAAACATGCAACATGTATTtgggaaaataaaataaaatgcaatttttgTGTGCATATTTGCTTATTTCATGTGTTCATCTTACAACAAAATTGTATTAGACTAGTTTAGATATCTTCATCTTACATATTTGGTTCGAGCTGGTACATCGATCCTCTTCTCTCTTCCTTCATTGCTCCGAATCCCTCCAGCTCACCGGAAGATATCTTCCGCTAATATAAATTCTTACTGAAAAATATCTTCTAGTAGTATAGTTTTCCTGGGTGACCAAAACAAGGGGTAAGAGCAACGATCAAAATTTTGTGACCAACTCAACTTGAGTTTTTGAGATGAGGATTTAACTTGGTCCAAAACCAAAAGTGTGGacaaaatacaacaaaaacTTATAGGAAGTTTCTAGGAAATTTAGAAATGTAGTTGATCAAAGGGCGACAAAGCTCTAGTTCTAGGTCTGACTTTTTGAAAGTATGATATGATCgcacacatgcttcatacaaagTATAACAAAGTTAATTTATGTTTCTAtagttcaattttttgaaatttaatttgtataacaAAGTTGGATAATCAACAACAAAGTTGTAGTAATAATATATGTGTTTTTACAGTCAGcggtgattttttttattatagtagCAAAGTCActgaaaaataatttacatatatttatggtcaatttgattttttttcttaaataaactTGGTCCAAACATACTCAGAAGGAGGAGGAGACGACATATAAGCTACAGAAGAAGAGGAAGCCGAATAGGTTATGAAATTTGTTCGAGGATGAGTTGATTAAAGTTTTTATAATggtcattataaaaaaataaaataaaaataaagtctTCATAATGGTCCAATTAAAATTTGAGAGAGTTATCATTGTTTATAACCTATCACAAAATGCATGTTTCATGCTCATTAATGTTTATGAAATACTACCTTCAGAAACaattaactttttatatttattaaataattaatgtatctccCACACCCCTCTTTTTCGATGTAGCGGCCGGCTATGGTGGTGCGAGGAGCAGCATCACCCCTCCGTACCACCTCTTTCCGTCGATCAAGTTATTGATGATTGGCGGTTGTTGGATGCTACCGGAAGAGGAATTGTAGTTCACAATTCCGGCAGAGTCGGTTGATGAAGGAAATTTGTCCCTGCGCTTCTCCAGCGTTGTTTAGAGAGCTCGGTTTTACTTCAACAACCACCACCATCACGACTTCCCTCGCGGTGGTGGCCGTGGTGTTTAGAGAACTGGATAAaatattctttatattttagatgtatagtattttttagtttacaatTATAGTTGAATCattcatttgaaatttaatAGTTTAGATTCTTGAgataaatgaatgaatttaattaataatttttttgattagGAAATGTCTCCCTCAGTCCCTCGTGTTTTTtgtgattttcttttaattaattaataataataataattttttggagGTGCTATAAATAATTGACGATTGCTCGGGTGCTACCAATAGTTGAAACGTTAGTTTAGGACAAGAAAGATACATTTGGAGgacttttaattttgtttttgcctttaaaaaatACTCCGTACCGTATTGATTAGGATTTAGGACAAGAAAGATGACTCCTTTTTAGTATAGACTGAATATCCTTGTGTAGACTAGGACAAGGAAAAGATGACAAAACACtcaaagtcaatttttttaaactgttttcataagttattgttGTGAGTTTATATAAacaagctgaaaacaacttatgcacttttttttttgaacagcaacgacttatgaacatgtcatagatattttcataagttcttccaaacagtctatataaacacattagtgatcgtaaattattcataacttgaaatataataatatattcaattttcacaataacaaattatttatcGCATTGTCTCCACTCTCCACAACCACTAAAAGAATGCCAATTACCACTTTAAAGGGCCAATTAGTATGTTGACcataattattttgaagtaaACAAAAACAGTTCAATTGAATATTACTTAGTCTGGGTTCTTTTGAACAGAAAACGTTGGTTTAAAACCACATTACTCTCTTCGACCTCTATGTTCCTCCTTTAGATGAATGCAAACCAACTTGAATTTTTTGataagagatcaaattaattgcTCTCTGACGTCCAACGGACACTGATAGACAAATACGATACTACAAAAGGACAACTAAATACAGTATTTTATGGCCATTGATTTAGGTTGGTTTTTACTTCACAGTTGCATTAATGTCTGATTTAGGAATAAAATCTGTTAAATGAAACAAAATATGTATTTCATAGCAAGTACATATTATTATAAGGAAAACAAAGTAAAGTAGAAAAGGTTTTTATTGAATCTACAATCAGTTCCTTTAACAAGTATGAAATGAATGCAGAAGGTGCTATTAAGTTTAATATTGACATAACATAATGAAATTATGAAACATGACATGCTAAGTTAGGCTCTTTGGTTCATGACAAAAGTACAAAGTTGAAAGAAGCAGCTGTTACATAAATCAGTTTTGTGTGAGAATTAGTGATAGTTTGTTGATTTGGAGATTGATTTGGTACTTCTGTTCTGGGATCCGCTCGAATTTATATGGCATTAGGCATCAGTTTTAAATTAATTCCAAAGTTATGAATATTGCTGTTTCTGGTAGTTAACAGGGATTGTAATTGTAATCATTGCATGAAAATGTAATGAATTTGGTATTTTTTTAGTTGTGATGTATGGCATTAGGCATCTAGTATAGTATTTTTTGCAGTTAATGGTTGAGTGGAGTGAAAGATAGCATTTGAGAGGTGCTTGACAACATTAAAGTTATTTTTAGTTAAGGACGATTCGTttgggagaacccgagttcaaGTCATGACTAGAATAAGCATCGGTCCATCTTTACTTCTCTTTCGCCTACACTCTAAATTATCTGATACTCGACCGTTTCACCTTGGAACCGGGAGGGtaaagacaaaaagaaaatacatttgCTGCAGAGTTATAAGTCCTTGGTGGCCACATGAATCAGATTATGATGGAGACTTCAATACTACTGCCTAAGTAGTTGCTTTCTTcatgtttatattatttttagcttTTGATGTTTATCAGTTGAATTGTgacaaaaagttaaaatttggATAAATGGTTTTCACTATGATAACAGTAATATTCATTATTATTCACTACTATTCACTCCATTATACACTGAATTCTATGATATGAAAAGGGGTTAATTCTGCACAAATATATTCACAACAATTTGTAAGACTTTGTTAAAGATGTATCCTGTGATCTTGGTATGGCTAGAATCATTGAAGGGGGAGAACATCAGGCCAACACTAACTGGATTGTTGGAACCTAGTAAGTGTGTCTTTCACTACTATTTTATTAGTAATCATTGGAGAAtaaatgtttatattttaatgcaGTGGCTATATGTCTCCTGAATATGAAATGCAAGAATTATTTTCAGAGAAATCaccataagtatatttcaaggTGTATACACATAGGACTTCTGTGTGTACAAGAGCTGTTTGTACAAGAGCTTGCCGTAGATAGGCCCACTATGGCTGCAGTAATTTCTATGCTCAACAGTGAGGCTGAGTTACTTCCTCCTCCAAGTCAACCTGCAAAATATGGTGAGTTCAATGTCTCATGAAGAATGTCATAGACCCTATTCCATCAATACTGTTAGTATTAAAGACATCAGTGGCAGATAGCAATTAAGAGTCGGACTTGTAATTTCACCTCCTACTCATTAGGATTTCAAATCCCACAACGCGACTAAAATTCGTCATCCTTAGTCACCCTCCATAGGAAGGCGGAGTAGTTAGAAGTTGATAATTTCGAGTATAAACTTGGTCTGTAATATCTTAACAAATGAGTTTCTTATATATGTTTTGTGGCATAAGGAAACTCTAGTATAATAATAGATGCATAATGTATTTTCCTTGATTGCCTATTTTCTTATTGATACAATTTTTGCATGTCTTCAGCTGCAGACTACTTTGGTTGTGGATAGTTGTAATCCATATAAAAGGAAatataaagttttttatttttcttaatttggaTTCTGATATGTATGGGCCTTAGATGCCACTTTTATGTTAGCAACCTAGCAAGACTTAGTTAGGTAAATAGGAGAAATAAAGAGATTGTATAACTCTCAGCActgtcattaatttttttggagGGGGTTGGCCTGTATCTTGGAGAATCGGGAGAATCTTGTATTCTCAGCTGTCTATAGCAAGTCAAACTGGTGGCACACCTGTACACCGTACCTAAAGTGATGCACCCTAGTCTCCACCTATTTGGTGACTTGGTTTCATGAAAATGATATGATTTTGATactttataaaataattgaCTTGTTATGAATATACGGATAAGTTTGCCTTTGATCTGAAAAATGAATAATTCAAATTCACAGTTGAAAGCATTAGATAACTAATGTTATTTTATGAGTTACTTGATACACCTGCCTAAAGCAGATTTGAATGTAGAAATGATTGTCATAGATGTGAGATCATACAATTTGATTTACCGTAATAAAAAAGTgggaaggaaaaaaatatagaagTGATAACCTTATTAAGTGGTGAATGTTTCTTAAAGCTTTTAGTGAACCAACATCTGTCATCCTTAAATCAAACaaccattttttattaaatgtgGTTCGTCATTCGTTGGACTGTTGACTTTAAGAAATAACTAGGAAGTATCAAATCTTAATGGACAAGAAAGAGTGACCATTTATGTATCATAGTGGTGTAACTGTTGATCATATACTCTTCATCTCAGTAATGGGTTTCATCAGTTGTTCAAAtctattttctgttttgttcatTCTATGTTGCTATTTGTTACACTTTAGTATTGCCATAGACACCATAACATCATCACAATTCATCAAGGATCCTGAAACTCTAATCTCCAAAGATGGTAACTTCACCTTTGGATTCTTTAGCCCTATAAATTCTACAAAACGCTACGTTGGAATTTGGTGGATGTCTCAATCTACAATTGTATGGGTGGCAAACAGAAACCATCCACTGAATGATTCTAATGGGATTGTCACAATATCGGAAGATGGCAATCTTGTGGTATTGAATGGAACAAAACAAGTCATTTGGTCTTCAAATTTGTCCAACAAAACATCAAATACTGCTACGGCCCAGTTTTCAGACTATTGTAACCTTGTCCTGATGGAAAGCACAACAGGAAACATCTTGTGGCAGAGTTTTCAAAAACCTTCAGATACATTTCTTCCAGGCATGAAACTTACAAGCAACAAAAGAACAGGTGAAAAAGTACGACTCACGTCATGGAAAAACCCTTCAGATCCATCTGTTGGGAGCTTTTCTGTCATTTTTTTGGATCGCATAAATTTACCTGAGCTGTTCGTGTTCAATGAAACTCAACCATACTGGCGCAGTGGTCCTTGGGATGGTGTAGTTTTTACTGGCTTACCGATGATGACAACTCCGTATGTTGATGGTGTTCACGTTGGAGATGATGCGGAAGGTAATATTGATATCTATTATACAGTACCAAGGGACATAACACTGGTAATTTATAATCTGAACTCACAAGGCCAATTAGTAGCAAAATGGTGGGATTATGAGAAGAAAGATGTTCAAATTGCATGGAGTAGCAAATTATCAGACTGTGACATTTATGGTATATGTGGAGCATTTTCAAGCTGTAGTTCATTGAGCTCACCAATATGTAGTTGTTTGAGAGGATTTATACCTAGGAACAAACAAGAGTGGAATAGACACATCTGGACTGGTGGGTGTGTTAGAAGGGAACTTTTAAAGTGTGAAAGGAtgaacaataaaacaacaaaagtaGATACAAAGGAAGATGGATTTTTGAAAATGCAGATGGTAAAAGTTCCTGATTTTGCACAAGGCTCAGCAGTTACACCAGACATTTGCAGAAGTCAGTGCTTAGAGAATTGCTCTTGCATTGCATATTCTCACAACACTGGTATTGGTTGTATGTCTTGGACTGGGAATCTATTTGATATACAACAATTCCAAAATGGAGCGCTTGATCTATATGTTCGTGTAGCCTATACAGAACTTGGTATGCTCTAGTTGTTTGTTAAAGCATTTGAAACACACTTCTTTAACTTGATTCTATCTCTTAGGTTTGGATTGAAATACTTGTATTTTGAAATTAGTTTTTCTCTTCATACAGATAAAGAGAGAAACACAACAATCATAATCATAGCTACATTGATTATAGGAACTCTCATAATTGTCATGTGCGCATATGTTATGTGTAGAAGGTCGTCTAATAACACAGCAGGTAACAGACCATCTTTGTGGATTCAACTTTAGTCAtgtaatttttctttctattgGCTCTGGAACTAAGCTTAAATAGTGTTTTTCACCTCAGCTAAACTGTTGCACTCTCTtaaatcaaaaaggaaaaagaacaTCAAAGCTTTACAGTTATTTAATAAAGTTGGAACATTAGAAGATCATACAAGCGACAGCATAATTAGAACTCTGTCACAAGTTAAACTCCAAGAGCTTTTactatttgattttgaaaagcTTGCAATTGCCACAAACAACTTCCACTCGTCCAATAAACTTGGACAGGGTGGTTTTGGTCCTGTATACAAGGTACCTTACATACAACTAAGTTATCTTATTTGAAGCCATAGTCTATAGTTGATGTCCCTTATGGTTTCTTCCAGGGAAAACTACAAGACAATCAGGATATAGCAGTTAAAAGACTTTCTAAATCATCTGGACAGGGTCTAGAAGAATTCAAGAATGAAGTAGTTGTGATTTGTAAGCTTCAACACCGCAATCTTATAAGACTTCTTGGATGCTGTGTTGAAGGAGAGGAAAAGATGTTGATATATGAGTACATGCCAAACAAAAGTTTGGATGCATTTGTCTTTGGTAATTTCTTTGGAGCTCCCTTAAGTAGCTGTCTCATTTCCAATAATGATTTTTCTCATTATTTAGCAAGTATAATAATTGCTTCACAGATAGGGTTTTATGGAAAGGGTGCTAATGGGGTGACTTGAATGGCTTTGTTTCATCCTGTAACACTATTTTCAAAATACTACAATCATACCTTTATTTTTCAGATCCATCAAAAAATAAACTCCTAGACTGGAGGACCCGGTATAGCATTATAGAAGGAATAGCTCGAGGAATGCTTTATCTTCATAGAGATTCCAAATTGAGAATTATACATAGAGATTTGAAGACAAGTAACATCTTGCTAGACGAAGAGCTGAATCCAAAAATATCAGACTTTGGTATGGCTAGAATATTTGGAGGGAGAGAAGATAAGGCCAATACTATCAGGGTTGTCGGAACATAGTAAGTGTGCCTTCCTTGTCCAATGTTATAATAAAATGCTTTGgagaataattttattttactaatacTTGGAGAATAATTTGTTTCGTAAAAAATGCAGTGGTTATATGTCCCCTGAATATGCAATGCAAGGACTGTTTTCGGAGAAATCAGATGTCTTTAGCTTTGGTGTTTTGATACTAGAGATTATAAGTGGGAGAAGAAACTCAAGCTTTTATGACAATGAACATGCACTGACCCTTCTAGGATTTGTAAGCctcaataattaatttttactaattatgAACTATTTTCCCTTTTGTTGATACAACTTCCAACtgtcttaatttatttatttattttaatttaggtATGGATACAATGGAGGGAAGGAAATATTTTATCTTTAGTAGATCCAGAAATATATGATCTTAGTCaccataagtatatttcaaggTGTATACACATAGGACTTCTGTGTGTACAAGAGGTTGCCGTTGACAGGCCCACTATGGCTGCAGTAATTTCTATGCTCAACAGTGAGGCTGAATTACTTCCTCCTCCAAGTCAACCTGCATTTATCTTGAGGCAAAATATGTTGAGTTCAATGTCTCATGAAAAAAGTCATAGACCCTATTCTATCAATACTGTTAGTATTACAGACATCAGTGGCAGATAGCAAATAAGGATCTCTAAGAAAAGTTTTAAAAAGCAATGGAGATGAGGCCAATACtagaaattaatttttgaaatagttTCAAACTAGAATTTTGGTTTATGTTAATTGTTGATTGACATAAATCGTTAAGAGTTGGACTTGTACTTTCACCTCCTACGCGTTAGGATTTCAAATCCCACAACGCAACTAAAATTCATTATCCTCAGTGGGAAACTCTCCTTAGGAAGGCATAGTAGTTAGAAGTTGATAATTTCGAGTATAAGCTTGGTCTGTAATTTCTTAGCAAATGAGTTTCTTAGATATGTATGAATCCTATATGTACTAAATTCATATGTTATTATGATAATTAATGTTGAGTACTTGAGAATAAACTTGAATACGACAAGCAGTTCTAGAATTTTTAATGTCTAAAGTATTGGtcatattcaaattttgaaCAATAGTAAATATGAATAACTGTTCGAATCcaaatataaggaaaatgttaagaCTAGTGGAAATTTAGTTACTTGAAGTACAAGTTAAGTCAGTTAGCTTCTAGTTATTAGTTAGTTAGCTTCTAGTTATTAGTTAGTTACTTTTTGTTTTGAGTTAGCATAACACATTCTATATAAGTGTTAATGCATTCTTTTGTAAACTCAGATTTGTGAATAATTACAATAGCTTCTTTCTCTAAGctcatttcttcattttctgCATTTGTGCATTTCTTGAGCTCACATTGCGCCCATGACAATGGAGCAGAACTTCCACTTTCACAGAAAATTCATTTGTTTCATATTAACATATGGGATTCACCTTTTGGGAATAAGACAAATTTTGGAAGCTGTTTAAGAGATGTCAACACCATAGGCTGTCAGATATACATACCTTGGTAACTTATCTGCTTCTTACATTTGACTGCATAGCTATGGTAATGGAAGTGATATGTATCTCTATAGTTGATAAAACATAATTCTCCAATTATTATACTATATGAAGCTTGTTTCAAACAGATCATTACGTCATCCATTTTTTTAGCTTTATTatactattttgatttttgttaccGCTTCAAATGGATGCGAATCCGTTATTGGATTGGAGGCAGAATATGTTGAATTCAAAGTTGCTGATGAAAATCAAAATGTTCTATCCATCAATATGGTCAGTATTACAAACATATCTTGCAGATAGCATTGCACACTAAGAACTCTAAGAAAGAATTTTGAGGTCAAGGGATATGTGCTCAATACTAGAATCTTTGTTAATTGATACAGTTtgtgagaaaaggaaaaacTCTTGTAATTGAAGGTTTAATcctttttataatttgttgcgTATTTGTTGTCATTTTATCATAACAAAGCTGGATAAAGTTGAATGCAAAGTTATCCAAAAAATGTGATAGGTTATGCTTCATCAAGAATGCATTTAATTACTACTTTTAGACGGATCATCTTGCTCATTGCAGGTCTTCATCTCACAACCGTGGATACATGCATGttgataatatttaatattctcaaaattagtaccgtattataataaaaataataagataaaaaCTCCTgttattaatttatcaattactTGAGACAGCCGCAGCCGCCGCAGGCGCAGCCAAATTTGATTGAATACAGAAATGAAAAAGACAGTCCAAGTTGatttaatgaaataaaaatgataGTCAACGAAACCTTAAAAAGCAATAAACTGACTGAAACaacttatatttttgaaaatatattgaaacTGTTGACTTTAATAAAAAGTTTCAAATCTTTATGAATAAGAAAGAGTGACTGTTAATGCATTATAGTGTAACTGTTGATCATATACTACTCATCTCAGATTCTCAGTAATGGATTTCAGCTGCTGTTCAAAGCTGttctttgttttgttcataCTGTTTTTCTATTTGTTACAAGTTTGTATTTCCATAGACACCATCACATCATCTCAATTCATCAAGGACCCTGACACTCTACTCTCCAAAGATGGTAATTTCACCTTTGGATTCTTTAGCCCTATAAATTCTACAAACCGCTACGTTGGAATTTGGTGGAAGCTTCAATCTACAACAATATGGGTGGCAAACAGAAACCAACCACTGAATGATTCTAATGGGATTATCACAATATCTGAAGATGGAAATCTTGTGGTATTGAACGGACAGAAACAAGTCATTTGGTCATCGAATGTTTCCAATATAGcatccaataccacttctcagTTTTCGGATTTCGGTAACCTTGTCCTTAGGGAGAGCACAACTGGAAACATCTTATGGAAGTGTATTCAGGATCCTTCGGATACATTACTTCCTGATATGAAACTTTCTATGAGCAAAAGAACAGGTAAGAGTGTAAACCTCAAATCATGGAAAAGCCCTTCTGATCCATCTGTTGGCAACTTCTCTTGCAGTACGTTTGAATACCTACATATAATTGAAGTGTTCGTTTGGAATGATACTCGTCCATATTGGCGCAGTGGTCCTTGGAATGGAGAG
This genomic interval from Trifolium pratense cultivar HEN17-A07 linkage group LG6, ARS_RC_1.1, whole genome shotgun sequence contains the following:
- the LOC123892366 gene encoding uncharacterized protein LOC123892366, whose translation is MVFSNYANLLSVLFILFCYLLHVSIGIDTITSSRFIKDPETLISKDGNFTLGFFSPKNSTNRYVGIWWKSQSTIIWVANRNQPLNDSNGIVAISGDGNLVVLNGHKQVIWSSNVSNIASNTTSQFWDFGNLVLLESITRNILWQSIQQPSDTLLPSMKLSINKRTGKSVKLKSWRSPSDPSVGNFSSSTVERQNILEVIIWNETRTCWRSGPWNGGVFTGIQAMTMAYFFGFQAGDDGEGNTILYYTIQNDGDFFMYHLNSKGILEETRWYDTKKEVRVTWTSRESECDVYGICGIFATCNSLSSPICSCLRGFEPRNIREWNRNNWTDGCVRRTPLQCERVNNKSTSRKEDGFSKLQTIKVPDFAEGSSVTSDICRNLCLKNCSCLAYSHNDGIGCMSWTENLLDIQQLQIGGLNLYVRVAYAELDKGRNMTTVIISTVIIGTLIIVICAYIIWRRRSNHLAKLWHFVKSARKKNNKSFQLFNRGGSPEHYATDNEIGESPQVKLQELLIFDFEKLATATNNFHLSNKLGHGGFGTVYKGKLQDGQEIAVKRLSRASGQGLEEFMNEVVVICKLQHRNLVRLLGCCIEGDEKMLMYEYMPNKSLDAFIFDPSKNILLDWRTRYNIIEGIARGLLYLHRDSRLRIIHRDLKASNVLLDEELNPKISDFGMARIFGGGDDPVNTNRIVGTYGYMSPEYAMQGLFSEKTDVFSFGVLILEIVTGRRNSSFYDNEHALSLLGFVWIKWREGNILSLIDEGIYDPSHHNYILRYIHIGLLCVQEIAVDRPTMAEVISMLNSEAALPSPSSKPAFILMKSMLNSKWPEECQSSSSNNNVSITEICGRYGVTVDHILFISVMGFISCSNLFSVLFILCCYLLHFSIAIDTITSSQFIKDPETLISKDGNFTFGFFSPINSTKRYVGIWWMSQSTIVWVANRNHPLNDSNGIVTISEDGNLVVLNGTKQVIWSSNLSNKTSNTATAQFSDYCNLVLMESTTGNILWQSFQKPSDTFLPGMKLTSNKRTGEKVRLTSWKNPSDPSVGSFSVIFLDRINLPELFVFNETQPYWRSGPWDGVVFTGLPMMTTPYVDGVHVGDDAEGNIDIYYTVPRDITLVIYNLNSQGQLVAKWWDYEKKDVQIAWSSKLSDCDIYGICGAFSSCSSLSSPICSCLRGFIPRNKQEWNRHIWTGGCVRRELLKCERMNNKTTKVDTKEDGFLKMQMVKVPDFAQGSAVTPDICRSQCLENCSCIAYSHNTGIGCMSWTGNLFDIQQFQNGALDLYVRVAYTELDKERNTTIIIIATLIIGTLIIVMCAYVMCRRSSNNTAAKLLHSLKSKRKKNIKALQLFNKVGTLEDHTSDSIIRTLSQVKLQELLLFDFEKLAIATNNFHSSNKLGQGGFGPVYKGKLQDNQDIAVKRLSKSSGQGLEEFKNEVVVICKLQHRNLIRLLGCCVEGEEKMLIYEYMPNKSLDAFVFDPSKNKLLDWRTRYSIIEGIARGMLYLHRDSKLRIIHRDLKTSNILLDEELNPKISDFGMARIFGGREDKANTIRVVGTYGYMSPEYAMQGLFSEKSDVFSFGVLILEIISGRRNSSFYDNEHALTLLGFVWIQWREGNILSLVDPEIYDLSHHKYISRCIHIGLLCVQEVAVDRPTMAAVISMLNSEAELLPPPSQPAFILRQNMLSSMSHEKSHRPYSINTVSITDISGR